TCCCTATAGCATGCTGGTTGGCGATTACGAGTTCGGGCCCGGCGCCGAAGACATGCTGCTGCTGACACGTATCTCGAATGTCGCGGCGGCGGCGCATGCGCCGTTTATCACGGCGGCCGCGCCGGCGATGTTCTTTCTCGACTCATTTACTGAGCTTTCGGCGCCGCGCGATCTCGCGAAAATTTTCGAAAGCAGCGATTTTGCCGATTGGCGTGCCTTCCGGGCGAGCGAGGATAGCCGCTATACCGCTCTCGTGCTGCCGCGGGTCTTGCAGCGCTTGCCCTACGGCCCCAACACTGTCCCGGTCGAAGGCATCTCGTTTGTCGAGGACGTGGACGGCACCGACCATAAGAAATATCTCTGGGGGAATGCGGCCTACAAGCTCGCACACCGCATCGTCAGCGCCTTTGCCGTCTATGGCTGGACGGCGGCGATCCGGGGCGTCGAAGGCGGCGGCAAGGTCGAAGGATTGCCGGCACATAGTTTCTCCACCCCGGAAGGCGACAGGGTGCTGAAATGCCCGACCGAGGTTGCGATCACGGATCGGCGCGAAAAGGAACTGAACGATCTCGGCTTCATCGCGCTTCTCCACCACAAGGGTGAGAATTTTGCCGCTTTCTTCGGCGGACAGACATCACAAAAGCCCAAACTCTACGTCTCCGAGGCGGCAAACGCCAATGCCCGGCTGTCGGCGATGCTGCCTTATGTTTTGACATCGTCACGATTTGCCCACTACATCAAGGTCATCATGCGCGACAAGATCGGCAGCTTCATGACCAAGGAAAACGTCCAGGCATTCCTCAATCTTTGGATAGGCGAGTATGTCCTTGGCAAGGACGATGCCGGGCAGGTTCTGAAGGCGCGCTTCCCGCTCCGAGAGGCGCGGGTCGATGTCTTCGATACACCCGGCAAGCCCGGCGTCTACACAGCGACAGTGTTTTTGCGGCCACATTTCCAATTGGAAGAGCTCACCGCATCCATTCGTCTGGTCGCCGAGCTTCCGCCTCCGGTCGCCGCCTGACGTCGGTTCGGCCGCCAGTTTCAACCTTTGAGTCAGGACCCGTTTCATGGCCACAAATCTTTTCCTCAAGTTCGAGGAGCCGGAGATCAAGGGCGAATCCGGCGACAGCAACCACAAGGAAGAAATCCAGGTTCTCTCCTGGAGCCACAGCTTCAATCAGCCGACCAGCCCAACCCGGAGTTCCGCCGGCGGCGGCACCGTCGAGCAGGCCAATCATAGCGATTTCACGTTTAGTAAATACGTCGATGCCGCGACCGATGATCTGCTGAAATATTGCTGGAGCGGCAAACAGATCGGCAAAGGCACCTTCACCGCCTATCGCGCCGATGGCGACAACAAGCCGGTGAAATATCTTGAAATTGTCATGGAGAAAATAATCATCTCCAATGTCAGCTTTGGCGGCGGCGCCGGCGATCTGGCGAGCGAATCCGTCACCCTCGCCTATGGCAAAGTCACCTACACCTATATACCGCAGAAAGTAGATGATGGCACCGGCGGCGGTGCCCAGCCGGTTCATCACGATCTTATCGGGCAAGAGGTGGGCTGATCACGGGGGGCCGTAACGCCGGATCATGAGGAATGCGGAGGACGATGGCGGGTTTTCGCCCTTGCTTTTTGACCGCCTTGAGGCTTCGCGGGGCGCCACCGCCGGCGACGGTGTGCGCGCCTCGATCGCGCGCGAACTCGCCGATCTCCTGAATACGAGAACGCCGCTTGCAATCGATCATCTGGAGCATCGCCGCCGCAGCGCCATCGATTACGGATTGCCGGATCTCTCCGCGTTTCCGGTCGGCAATCACGATGCCATGGCGCGCCTTGCGGCCCATATCCGGAGCGCGATCGCGGCCTATGAGCCACGTCTTGCTGATCCCACCGTTACCATCACGCCCGATGCGCGGTCGGGCGAGGCCCTGGCGGTGACGGTGAGCGGCGTGATCACGGTCGGGCCGCGGCGCCAGGCG
This portion of the Acidibrevibacterium fodinaquatile genome encodes:
- the tssC gene encoding type VI secretion system contractile sheath large subunit codes for the protein MALEPESSTASAPATLLDRILDEGRLVRDPDPAMRLAARGLVEEFASRVVEQTGTTSLDVTQRIQFCIAELDDLISAQLNEVMHHEAFQRLEASWRGLHDLVMNTETGTRLKLRLLNVSKADLAKDLKNAIEFDQSALFKKVYEDEYGTFGGNPYSMLVGDYEFGPGAEDMLLLTRISNVAAAAHAPFITAAAPAMFFLDSFTELSAPRDLAKIFESSDFADWRAFRASEDSRYTALVLPRVLQRLPYGPNTVPVEGISFVEDVDGTDHKKYLWGNAAYKLAHRIVSAFAVYGWTAAIRGVEGGGKVEGLPAHSFSTPEGDRVLKCPTEVAITDRREKELNDLGFIALLHHKGENFAAFFGGQTSQKPKLYVSEAANANARLSAMLPYVLTSSRFAHYIKVIMRDKIGSFMTKENVQAFLNLWIGEYVLGKDDAGQVLKARFPLREARVDVFDTPGKPGVYTATVFLRPHFQLEELTASIRLVAELPPPVAA
- a CDS encoding Hcp family type VI secretion system effector, whose amino-acid sequence is MATNLFLKFEEPEIKGESGDSNHKEEIQVLSWSHSFNQPTSPTRSSAGGGTVEQANHSDFTFSKYVDAATDDLLKYCWSGKQIGKGTFTAYRADGDNKPVKYLEIVMEKIIISNVSFGGGAGDLASESVTLAYGKVTYTYIPQKVDDGTGGGAQPVHHDLIGQEVG
- the tssE gene encoding type VI secretion system baseplate subunit TssE, with amino-acid sequence MRNAEDDGGFSPLLFDRLEASRGATAGDGVRASIARELADLLNTRTPLAIDHLEHRRRSAIDYGLPDLSAFPVGNHDAMARLAAHIRSAIAAYEPRLADPTVTITPDARSGEALAVTVSGVITVGPRRQAPVSFTLLLGDAALGGHAG